The following proteins are encoded in a genomic region of Prochlorococcus marinus XMU1408:
- the pheT gene encoding phenylalanine--tRNA ligase subunit beta, producing MKVSVSWLKDLVEFNNDIDDLAERLSMTGFEVESLEDLSERARNVVIGFVDEIKPHPNAEKLKVCSVDVGLPKKLSIVCGAPNVKAGYHVLVAKVGAYLSANSLHIKLSNLRGVESEGMICSLGELGIESNNEGIEILEENESNVPPIGTNAADYLGLNDTIIELAITANRPDGMSMVGIAREISTITNSKLTLPKLDFNDDFNKFTPKIKNIQSFGSDCIYSLTYIDSIDNTDKINKTILNKLSSLKQNSINPIVDITNYLMLEQGQPLHAFDADLLDEIVGRKVKPNDFGIRNGEEGELFLALDKKEYKLNPNINLITCNDIPIAIAGVIGGNNSSVSDKTTRIWLEAAVFTPTSIRNSSREIGLRTDASSRYEKGISSNMTIAVSKRASQLISLELGGSIKSTHVNNDFKRKSISVGLRIEKINRILGKLISTNNLSDDRSSNRTRYLNNDEIETFLTKLGCQITSNSWGWNVEIPPYRSSDLTREIDLIEEIARLIGYDNFDSNMPDPLEPGVLSPSKLVERRLRNSFIHNGFQEVVTSSLVGPDSSGENAVLIKNPLLTETSRLRTNVWDEHLKILQRNISFGAEGCWIFEIAKTYKKDKEFFVETNLLSGAITGNKRLSKWGVSSKHLSIDYFEARGKLKQSLDVLPIETIDKQLTDKHFMHPGRTAELFVEGKSIGFFGQIHPSLSEKFNLIKETYLFNLEFDPLIKAATRKTNWTRIYKDYPTVPYMERDIALIHSKKHTSLEIINLIKKFGRPLLEKVELIDRYEGSSIPEEEISQAFRIRYRDTKKTLVEEDINPIHEKIRKALKEKLKADLRS from the coding sequence ATGAAGGTATCAGTTTCTTGGCTAAAAGATCTTGTCGAATTTAACAATGATATTGACGATTTGGCTGAAAGGCTTTCAATGACTGGCTTTGAGGTTGAATCATTAGAAGATTTATCAGAACGAGCAAGGAATGTTGTTATTGGTTTTGTTGACGAAATCAAACCGCATCCAAATGCGGAAAAGCTAAAAGTTTGTTCTGTAGATGTTGGTTTACCCAAAAAATTAAGCATTGTTTGTGGAGCACCAAATGTAAAAGCCGGTTATCACGTTCTAGTGGCTAAGGTAGGAGCCTATTTATCCGCAAATTCATTACATATAAAATTATCTAATTTGCGTGGTGTCGAAAGCGAAGGAATGATTTGCTCGCTTGGAGAATTAGGGATAGAAAGTAATAATGAAGGGATAGAAATACTTGAGGAAAATGAATCGAATGTACCCCCTATTGGTACAAATGCTGCTGATTACCTTGGTTTGAATGACACTATTATTGAATTAGCTATTACTGCTAATAGACCTGATGGTATGTCAATGGTTGGTATAGCCCGCGAAATATCTACAATAACAAATTCTAAATTAACATTACCAAAATTAGATTTCAATGATGACTTTAATAAATTTACACCAAAGATAAAAAATATTCAGTCTTTTGGATCAGACTGTATTTACTCTCTTACGTATATTGATAGTATAGATAATACAGACAAGATAAATAAAACTATATTAAATAAATTAAGTTCATTAAAACAAAACTCAATAAATCCAATTGTTGACATAACAAACTATTTAATGCTTGAACAAGGTCAACCACTACATGCTTTTGATGCAGATCTATTAGATGAGATTGTCGGTAGAAAAGTTAAACCTAACGATTTTGGAATTAGAAATGGTGAAGAAGGTGAGTTGTTTTTAGCACTTGATAAAAAAGAGTATAAATTAAATCCTAATATAAACTTAATTACATGCAATGATATCCCAATTGCAATAGCTGGTGTTATTGGTGGAAACAATAGTTCGGTAAGTGATAAAACTACAAGAATATGGCTAGAAGCTGCTGTTTTTACACCCACATCAATTAGAAATAGTAGTAGAGAAATAGGTCTCAGGACAGATGCAAGTAGTAGGTACGAAAAAGGAATCTCTTCAAATATGACAATTGCAGTTTCAAAAAGGGCTAGTCAACTTATTTCTTTAGAATTAGGAGGAAGTATTAAATCGACTCATGTGAATAATGATTTTAAAAGGAAAAGTATTAGTGTTGGTCTTAGGATTGAGAAAATAAATAGAATACTTGGTAAATTAATAAGCACTAATAATCTATCTGATGATAGAAGTTCTAATAGAACCCGTTATCTTAATAACGATGAGATTGAGACTTTTCTAACTAAACTTGGTTGCCAGATCACCTCTAATTCCTGGGGTTGGAATGTAGAAATACCTCCTTATAGATCATCTGATTTAACAAGAGAAATTGATTTAATAGAAGAAATAGCGAGACTAATTGGATATGATAATTTTGATTCGAACATGCCTGATCCTCTTGAGCCTGGAGTATTATCTCCCTCGAAATTAGTTGAAAGACGTCTAAGAAATTCATTTATTCATAATGGTTTTCAGGAAGTAGTTACATCTTCACTTGTTGGCCCTGACAGTTCTGGTGAAAATGCTGTATTGATCAAAAATCCACTACTAACAGAAACAAGTAGATTAAGAACAAATGTATGGGATGAACATCTAAAAATTCTCCAAAGGAATATTTCTTTTGGAGCTGAGGGCTGTTGGATTTTTGAAATAGCTAAAACTTATAAAAAAGATAAAGAATTTTTTGTAGAAACAAATTTATTATCAGGTGCAATAACTGGCAATAAACGACTTAGTAAGTGGGGTGTATCATCAAAACATTTATCAATAGATTATTTTGAAGCAAGAGGAAAACTAAAACAATCTCTCGATGTTTTACCAATAGAAACTATTGATAAACAATTAACTGATAAGCATTTCATGCATCCAGGTAGAACTGCTGAATTATTTGTTGAAGGTAAAAGTATCGGTTTCTTTGGTCAAATTCATCCTTCTCTATCTGAGAAATTTAATCTCATTAAAGAAACTTATTTATTTAATCTCGAATTTGATCCATTGATAAAAGCTGCAACGAGGAAAACTAATTGGACAAGAATTTACAAAGATTATCCTACTGTTCCTTACATGGAACGAGACATTGCACTTATTCATTCAAAAAAGCACACATCCTTAGAAATTATCAATCTAATAAAAAAATTTGGAAGACCACTATTAGAAAAAGTGGAATTGATCGACCGTTACGAAGGATCATCGATTCCCGAAGAAGAGATTAGCCAGGCTTTTAGAATTAGATATAGAGATACTAAAAAAACTCTTGTAGAAGAAGATATAAATCCCATACATGAAAAGATAAGAAAAGCTCTTAAAGAGAAATTAAAAGCAGACTTAAGAAGCTAG
- the rpmG gene encoding 50S ribosomal protein L33: MAKKGTRIVVTLECTESRSVPSSEKRSAGVSRYTTEKNRRNTTERLELKKFCPELNKMTIHREIK, from the coding sequence ATGGCAAAAAAAGGAACCAGAATAGTGGTCACTTTAGAGTGTACTGAGTCTAGATCTGTACCTAGCTCAGAAAAACGTTCTGCAGGAGTATCTAGATACACCACAGAAAAAAATCGTAGAAATACTACTGAGAGACTTGAACTTAAAAAATTCTGTCCTGAATTAAACAAGATGACTATTCATCGAGAAATCAAATAA
- the rpsR gene encoding 30S ribosomal protein S18: MTNSLFKQKLSPIKPGDPIDYKDVELLKKFITDRGKILPRRLTGLTAKQQRDLTTAVKRARIIALLPFVNPEG; the protein is encoded by the coding sequence ATGACTAATTCACTATTTAAACAAAAGCTTTCTCCTATAAAGCCAGGTGATCCTATTGATTATAAGGATGTGGAATTACTTAAGAAATTTATTACCGATCGTGGAAAAATTTTACCTAGAAGACTTACAGGATTAACAGCAAAGCAACAAAGAGATTTAACTACAGCTGTTAAAAGAGCAAGAATTATTGCTCTTCTACCTTTTGTTAATCCAGAAGGATAA
- a CDS encoding ribonuclease catalytic domain-containing protein has translation MCKKIINREINNIISKNKQSKNINDSVKDLTHLNTYTIDESHTIEIDDAISIERKSDHYKLWVHIASPTSYIEYQSAIDMKARQLISTLYLSTNTLYMLPKVLINSIFSLSDKEKRVSISLGVIFNEDGSIKSSEIVQSLIKVNYQLDYEEADELIDYAPKEEEDLSIISTILQKRNCWRRNLGAIEILEPYGKIIVNTNIPKIKIIEPTISRQLISEAMILYGNIISVFTENNKIPVPYRVQQCTNQAITNNIKNSEDNVLYNFLLKKTMGKSYYSINPLPHYSLGLIYYLHATSPIRRYADLIVHYQLNRFLNNKALISEEEIYKIIIDINNLSKQNIMRYREDQKIWLNKWFEINTLMDYQVTLLNWINRYKDICILYFIEYKFSSICKLKSKTHIKVGDKFNVKNITQNYNDIIYFQLI, from the coding sequence ATGTGCAAAAAAATAATAAATAGAGAAATTAATAATATAATATCTAAAAATAAGCAATCAAAAAATATAAACGATTCAGTTAAAGACCTTACTCACCTTAATACATATACCATTGACGAATCTCATACTATTGAAATAGATGACGCAATTTCAATAGAAAGAAAATCTGATCACTATAAATTGTGGGTTCATATTGCATCGCCTACTTCATATATTGAATATCAATCAGCTATTGATATGAAAGCTAGGCAACTTATTTCAACTTTGTATTTATCAACTAATACTTTATACATGCTTCCTAAAGTTTTGATTAACAGTATCTTCAGTCTAAGTGATAAAGAAAAGAGAGTTTCAATAAGCCTAGGTGTTATTTTTAATGAAGACGGTAGTATTAAATCATCAGAAATTGTACAGAGTTTAATAAAAGTAAACTATCAATTAGATTACGAAGAAGCAGATGAACTTATAGATTATGCACCTAAAGAAGAAGAAGATTTAAGTATTATATCAACTATTTTACAAAAGAGAAACTGTTGGCGGAGAAATTTAGGGGCCATTGAAATTCTCGAACCATATGGAAAAATTATTGTTAATACTAACATTCCCAAGATTAAAATAATAGAGCCAACTATATCAAGACAATTAATAAGTGAAGCAATGATTTTATATGGAAATATAATTTCAGTTTTTACTGAAAATAATAAAATACCTGTTCCCTATAGAGTGCAACAATGTACTAATCAAGCTATTACAAATAATATTAAGAATTCGGAAGATAATGTTCTATATAATTTTTTACTAAAGAAAACAATGGGTAAGTCATATTATTCCATAAACCCACTGCCTCACTATAGTCTCGGGCTAATATATTATTTACATGCTACATCCCCTATTAGAAGATATGCAGACTTAATAGTTCATTATCAATTAAATCGCTTTCTTAATAATAAAGCTCTAATATCTGAAGAGGAAATATATAAAATTATAATAGATATAAATAATTTAAGTAAACAAAATATAATGAGATATAGAGAAGATCAAAAAATATGGCTTAATAAGTGGTTCGAAATTAACACGTTAATGGATTATCAAGTCACATTATTAAATTGGATAAATAGATATAAGGATATTTGTATTTTGTACTTTATTGAATATAAATTTTCTTCTATATGTAAATTGAAATCAAAGACACATATAAAAGTCGGTGATAAATTTAACGTCAAAAATATAACTCAAAATTATAATGATATTATTTATTTTCAATTAATTTGA
- the metG gene encoding methionine--tRNA ligase, which produces MKYTITTPLYYVNDKPHLGSSYTTIACDAIARFQRLKGNTVLFLTGVDEHGQKIERTAESKNLQPQLHCDDITEKYKYLWDKLNISYDRFVRTTSKEHTSLVYEFYSKVLKSDDVYMGRQSGWYCVGCEEYKDVEENDKSPICSIHNKELEWRDEENLFFKLSKYQEQIEKLIQIDGFISPKSRKNEIINFVSKGLRDFSISRVNLKWGINVPGNKDHTFYVWFDALLGYVSGSLRDQSTPELTEDSLCNWPANMHVIGKDILRFHAVYWPAMLLSAGMKTPRSVFGHGFLTREGQKMGKSLGNVLDPIELFEYGGIDAMRWYLLRDIEFGEDGDFQMRRFVDIVNSDLSNTIGNLLNRTITMSKKWFKDSIPINDPSLIKSTLHDVSRIKIKEYMSAFETNNFKHSANSIIDFANSANLFLNERAPWKLIKDNSNKEIVAQDIYSVLEACRIIGVLLNPFVPDLSNRILNQLNISSNFITFDNSLKWGLLDPKNKLQDPNPVMNKIEYEVT; this is translated from the coding sequence ATGAAATACACAATTACAACACCGCTATATTATGTTAATGACAAGCCTCATCTAGGCAGTTCTTATACAACAATTGCTTGTGACGCGATTGCTCGATTTCAAAGACTAAAAGGAAATACTGTACTTTTTCTTACTGGTGTTGACGAACATGGACAAAAAATTGAACGAACTGCAGAAAGTAAAAACCTTCAACCTCAACTACATTGTGATGATATAACTGAGAAGTATAAGTATTTATGGGACAAATTAAATATTAGCTATGATCGCTTTGTAAGAACAACATCTAAAGAACATACTTCTTTGGTATATGAATTCTATTCCAAAGTTTTAAAATCCGATGATGTTTACATGGGAAGGCAAAGTGGTTGGTATTGTGTTGGTTGTGAGGAATATAAGGATGTTGAAGAGAATGATAAAAGTCCAATTTGTTCAATTCATAATAAGGAATTAGAATGGAGAGATGAGGAGAATTTATTCTTTAAATTATCAAAATATCAAGAACAAATTGAAAAACTAATCCAAATTGATGGTTTCATTTCACCGAAAAGTAGAAAAAATGAGATTATAAATTTTGTCTCTAAGGGGTTAAGAGATTTCTCTATTTCTAGAGTAAACTTGAAATGGGGAATAAATGTTCCTGGAAATAAGGATCACACTTTTTATGTCTGGTTTGATGCTTTATTAGGTTATGTTAGTGGCTCTCTTCGTGATCAAAGTACTCCTGAATTAACCGAAGATTCCTTATGTAATTGGCCTGCAAATATGCACGTAATTGGTAAAGATATTCTCAGATTTCATGCTGTTTATTGGCCTGCAATGCTTCTTTCCGCTGGTATGAAAACACCTCGAAGCGTCTTTGGTCATGGTTTTTTAACTCGAGAAGGTCAGAAAATGGGTAAATCATTAGGTAATGTACTAGACCCCATTGAACTTTTTGAATATGGGGGAATCGATGCTATGAGATGGTATCTTCTAAGAGATATTGAATTTGGTGAAGATGGTGATTTTCAAATGAGAAGATTTGTAGACATCGTCAATAGTGATTTAAGCAATACCATTGGTAATTTATTAAATAGAACAATAACAATGTCTAAGAAGTGGTTTAAGGATAGTATTCCTATAAATGATCCTTCTTTAATTAAATCCACCTTGCATGATGTATCGAGAATCAAAATAAAAGAATATATGTCTGCCTTTGAAACTAATAATTTTAAGCACTCTGCAAATTCAATAATAGACTTTGCTAATAGTGCTAACCTATTTCTTAATGAACGAGCTCCATGGAAACTTATTAAGGATAATTCAAATAAAGAAATCGTAGCTCAGGATATTTATTCTGTTTTAGAAGCATGCCGTATAATTGGAGTACTATTAAATCCATTTGTGCCGGATTTAAGTAATAGGATATTAAATCAACTAAATATTAGCTCCAACTTTATTACATTTGATAATTCATTAAAATGGGGCCTACTTGATCCAAAAAATAAACTTCAAGATCCCAATCCTGTAATGAATAAGATTGAATATGAAGTTACATAA
- the lptC gene encoding LPS export ABC transporter periplasmic protein LptC, which translates to MKLHKHLRKVYSYIFIFISILTLLGCQKSKYKIQEIDQKSYISDFELLQENPTNKNSIRITSPKAIIDPIKNDIEIFTSKIELLNKSNIELLVKSGNSTLNNALNIIRVFNNVNITFLEAQDYYIKTDSFNWDLNNSNILLDSPLDINFDTTKIISSGGSYNLNTDILSLNNNKLNRSIFNNIGIEKYQIEIISDNIEWLKNNNTLVFQSNNKQVETYINFLSIK; encoded by the coding sequence ATGAAGTTACATAAACATTTGAGAAAAGTTTACTCATACATTTTTATCTTCATATCAATTCTTACCCTTTTAGGATGCCAAAAGAGTAAATATAAAATTCAGGAAATAGATCAAAAAAGCTATATTAGTGATTTTGAGCTTTTACAAGAAAACCCTACAAATAAAAATAGTATAAGGATTACAAGCCCAAAGGCGATTATTGATCCTATAAAAAATGATATTGAAATATTTACCAGTAAAATTGAATTATTAAATAAAAGTAATATTGAACTATTAGTTAAATCAGGTAATTCTACTCTTAATAATGCTTTAAATATAATTAGAGTCTTTAATAATGTAAATATTACATTCCTAGAAGCACAAGACTATTATATAAAAACTGATTCTTTTAACTGGGATTTAAACAACTCTAATATTCTGTTAGATAGTCCGCTAGATATTAATTTTGATACTACTAAAATAATTTCGTCAGGTGGTTCGTATAATCTAAATACTGATATTTTATCGCTCAATAATAATAAACTAAATAGAAGTATATTTAATAATATTGGTATTGAGAAATATCAAATCGAAATTATTTCGGATAATATAGAATGGTTAAAAAATAACAATACATTAGTATTTCAATCTAATAATAAACAGGTAGAGACTTATATTAATTTTCTAAGTATTAAGTAA
- a CDS encoding cofactor assembly of complex C subunit B, with translation MYKISNLVILFGVFLLVLSIINIITATELNPSLVRGETISGIASIALITIGYLWTEIKPNPPTKAILKGIEGFDISEDLSEGQKYELAWGSHQILTATAASTILIVWDNEVVLRRGLITNNLFRPGEICNRAIEQNRMISLVNTDLFPGSEEFDCVLKDLPSVIVYPLSNRGLTIVGGWSKRAFTNSDEKWISGWSDKLSDLLNT, from the coding sequence ATGTATAAAATTTCTAATTTAGTAATATTATTTGGGGTATTTCTATTAGTTCTATCAATTATTAATATCATAACAGCAACTGAGTTAAATCCATCATTAGTAAGAGGAGAAACTATATCTGGAATAGCTTCAATTGCATTAATAACAATTGGTTATCTCTGGACTGAAATCAAACCCAATCCGCCAACAAAAGCTATATTAAAAGGTATCGAAGGATTTGATATCAGTGAGGACTTATCTGAAGGTCAAAAATATGAATTAGCTTGGGGAAGTCATCAAATATTAACTGCTACAGCCGCAAGTACTATTCTAATAGTTTGGGATAATGAAGTAGTACTTAGAAGAGGTCTAATAACTAATAATTTGTTTAGACCAGGAGAGATCTGTAATAGAGCGATTGAGCAAAATAGAATGATTTCCTTAGTAAATACAGATTTATTTCCTGGTAGTGAAGAATTTGATTGCGTATTAAAGGATCTACCATCGGTTATTGTTTATCCACTTTCTAATAGAGGTCTAACTATAGTAGGTGGCTGGTCAAAAAGGGCTTTTACAAATTCAGATGAGAAATGGATTTCAGGTTGGTCTGATAAATTATCAGATTTACTTAATACTTAG
- a CDS encoding bifunctional adenosylcobinamide kinase/adenosylcobinamide-phosphate guanylyltransferase, which translates to MLKPLQGNFKGLILISGPTNSGKSKLAEFLIKDQESITYIATSKPRKNDPEWQKRINNHIKRRPTKWKLIEYPQNICKLIKCFDKNESILIDSLGGLVEQYLIHDDDQWNIFQNEFVSSLLNNDTGFIIVAEEIGWGIVPATPIGHLFRERLSKFLQLLNSHASKKWLAINGIAIDLDNIGCTIP; encoded by the coding sequence ATGCTAAAACCATTACAAGGGAATTTTAAAGGTCTTATTTTAATTAGTGGTCCGACAAATAGTGGTAAAAGCAAATTAGCTGAATTTTTAATAAAGGATCAGGAATCAATTACTTATATAGCCACATCAAAACCTAGAAAAAATGACCCAGAATGGCAAAAAAGGATAAATAATCACATTAAACGAAGACCAACTAAATGGAAATTGATTGAGTATCCGCAGAATATCTGTAAATTAATAAAATGTTTTGATAAAAACGAATCAATTTTGATTGACTCGTTAGGTGGCCTTGTTGAACAATACCTAATACATGATGATGATCAATGGAATATTTTCCAAAATGAATTTGTTAGTAGCCTTTTAAATAATGATACTGGATTTATTATTGTAGCTGAGGAAATAGGATGGGGAATTGTGCCAGCCACTCCCATTGGTCATTTATTTCGAGAAAGATTAAGTAAATTTTTGCAATTACTTAATTCTCATGCATCTAAAAAGTGGTTAGCTATTAATGGTATAGCAATAGATTTAGATAATATTGGTTGCACAATTCCATGA
- a CDS encoding tRNA (cytidine(34)-2'-O)-methyltransferase, whose translation MNSIRNQFRPRVALFEPRIPQNTGTIGRSCLAFELSLDIIKPTGFSFEDKYLKRAGLDYWSNVDLHLYESFEEYKKKFITSRFIALTKKSDNSISNITFKNTDILLFGREDTGLPDKIMRECEIISGIPMPGGEKEFKTGGVRSLNLSVACGIVCYAACLQLNLLNN comes from the coding sequence ATGAATTCAATAAGAAATCAATTTAGACCACGTGTGGCACTCTTTGAACCAAGAATTCCACAAAATACTGGAACAATTGGTAGGTCATGCCTTGCGTTTGAGCTCTCATTAGACATTATTAAGCCTACTGGTTTTAGTTTTGAAGATAAATATTTAAAGAGAGCGGGCTTAGATTACTGGTCAAATGTTGATTTACATTTATATGAATCATTTGAAGAATATAAGAAAAAGTTTATTACTTCAAGATTTATTGCCTTGACCAAAAAAAGTGATAATTCAATATCTAATATAACCTTTAAAAATACAGATATTCTTTTATTTGGAAGGGAAGATACTGGATTACCAGATAAAATTATGAGAGAATGTGAGATTATTTCTGGAATACCAATGCCTGGAGGAGAAAAAGAATTTAAGACTGGTGGAGTTAGAAGCTTAAATCTTTCTGTGGCTTGTGGTATTGTTTGTTATGCTGCATGCCTTCAGCTAAATCTATTAAATAATTAA
- a CDS encoding peroxiredoxin → MTTNECLRVGMQAPDFSATAVVDQEFKDITLSQYRGKYVVLFFYPLDFTFVCPTEITAFSDRYTDFNSKNTEVLGVSVDSKFTHLAWIQTPRNEGGIGDINYPLVSDLKREICTAYNVLNDDGEADRGLFIINPNGVIMHSTINKAPVGRNIDETLRILQAYQYVESHPDEVCPAGWTPGDKTMKEDPKGSKEYFSAL, encoded by the coding sequence ATGACGACAAATGAATGCCTAAGAGTTGGCATGCAAGCACCTGACTTTTCAGCCACTGCAGTCGTTGATCAAGAGTTTAAAGACATAACCCTATCTCAGTACAGAGGTAAGTACGTGGTTTTATTCTTCTATCCGTTAGATTTCACATTTGTATGCCCAACTGAAATTACGGCATTCAGTGACAGATATACTGATTTCAACAGCAAAAACACAGAAGTTTTAGGTGTATCAGTAGATAGCAAATTTACACATTTAGCTTGGATCCAAACCCCTAGAAATGAAGGAGGAATTGGTGATATTAACTATCCATTAGTATCAGATCTTAAGCGAGAAATTTGCACAGCATATAATGTACTTAATGATGATGGAGAAGCCGATAGAGGATTGTTTATAATCAACCCAAATGGTGTGATTATGCATTCAACAATCAACAAAGCTCCAGTTGGTCGAAATATTGATGAAACACTAAGAATTTTACAGGCTTATCAGTACGTAGAATCTCACCCAGATGAAGTCTGCCCAGCGGGTTGGACTCCAGGTGACAAAACAATGAAGGAGGATCCTAAAGGAAGTAAGGAATATTTTTCAGCTCTATAA
- the ftsH gene encoding ATP-dependent zinc metalloprotease FtsH codes for MSKSYSQLLKDIENGEIISIILIPNRREVIVEFTNGEKKSIPIFYNDQKILRISEQFDVPLTVKDLRSEQRLANLISGLGLVLIFIFSLSFLIRRSSKLINNMQSFSRRSSQVKQDEIDTITFDDVAGLSEESEELREIVTFLKNPQVLIDLGAITPKGVLLVGPPGTGKTLLARAIAGEANVPFFSISASEFVEMFVGVGAGRVRDLFKSATAKSPCIVFIDEIDSIGRQRGAGIGGGNDEREQTLNQLLTEMDGFASNSGVIVIAATNRPDILDRALTRPGRFDRRIDILLPDRKARYKILSVHARTKPLADSVNLMDWAAKTPGFSGADLQNLLNEAAIYAARKDKKNISSIELDRALEKTRFGLLSRPITDSTKKRQIAYQIIGKTLVALLIPSEDKLEKISLFKSPGSLNGISYLTPDEETIDSGLLTRSYIYNKIVISLGSRAAEIIIFGEKEVTQGSQRDLEDVYFWANQMVTKFGFSELGPIAYDSQNDSIFLGRDFMQNKKEYSQKTSKQIDKQIIAIANKANNHAIKLLLDKVPLMDLLVNELIDKETLEGEYIIEKLNSYLSSN; via the coding sequence ATGAGTAAAAGTTATAGTCAATTATTAAAGGATATTGAAAATGGAGAAATAATTTCTATTATTTTAATTCCAAATAGAAGAGAAGTAATTGTTGAATTTACGAATGGAGAAAAAAAATCTATTCCTATTTTTTATAATGACCAAAAAATACTTCGAATATCTGAACAATTTGACGTTCCTCTTACAGTTAAAGATTTAAGATCTGAACAACGTTTAGCTAATTTAATTAGTGGACTAGGTCTTGTTTTGATATTTATATTCTCTCTCTCTTTTTTAATCAGAAGGTCCTCAAAGTTAATTAATAATATGCAGAGTTTTTCTCGAAGATCATCTCAGGTTAAACAAGATGAAATTGATACAATTACTTTTGATGATGTCGCTGGATTAAGTGAAGAATCTGAGGAATTGAGAGAAATTGTTACTTTTTTAAAAAATCCACAGGTCCTTATTGATCTTGGAGCAATTACTCCAAAAGGTGTTTTATTGGTTGGACCTCCTGGTACAGGTAAGACATTATTGGCTCGAGCAATTGCAGGTGAGGCAAATGTTCCATTCTTCTCAATATCAGCATCAGAATTTGTTGAAATGTTTGTAGGCGTTGGTGCTGGAAGAGTTAGAGATCTTTTTAAAAGTGCAACCGCCAAATCACCATGCATTGTTTTCATAGATGAAATTGACTCCATTGGCCGTCAAAGAGGTGCAGGTATAGGTGGAGGAAATGATGAAAGAGAACAAACGCTTAACCAACTTTTGACAGAAATGGATGGATTCGCATCTAATAGCGGAGTGATTGTAATTGCTGCTACTAATAGGCCAGATATACTCGATCGAGCTCTTACTAGACCAGGAAGGTTTGATCGCCGAATAGATATTTTACTTCCAGATAGAAAAGCTAGATATAAAATTTTGTCTGTTCATGCCAGGACAAAACCTCTAGCCGATTCAGTAAATCTTATGGATTGGGCAGCTAAGACTCCTGGATTTTCAGGAGCAGATTTGCAAAATTTGCTAAATGAGGCTGCTATTTATGCTGCAAGAAAAGATAAAAAAAACATCAGCAGCATAGAGCTTGATAGAGCACTAGAAAAAACACGGTTTGGTTTACTTTCTAGACCAATTACTGATAGCACAAAAAAAAGGCAAATCGCATATCAGATTATAGGTAAAACTTTAGTAGCATTATTAATACCATCTGAAGATAAATTAGAAAAAATTTCACTGTTTAAATCACCTGGAAGTTTGAACGGAATATCTTATTTAACTCCTGACGAAGAGACAATTGATAGCGGACTTTTAACTAGAAGCTATATATACAATAAAATTGTCATTTCACTTGGATCTAGAGCGGCAGAAATAATTATATTCGGAGAAAAAGAAGTAACCCAAGGATCACAAAGAGATCTTGAAGATGTTTATTTTTGGGCAAATCAAATGGTTACAAAATTTGGATTTTCTGAACTTGGCCCTATTGCTTATGATTCACAAAACGATTCTATTTTTCTTGGCAGAGATTTTATGCAAAATAAAAAAGAATACTCTCAGAAAACTAGTAAACAAATTGATAAGCAAATTATAGCTATAGCAAACAAAGCTAATAACCATGCAATAAAACTTTTATTAGATAAAGTTCCACTAATGGATTTACTTGTTAATGAGCTAATAGATAAAGAAACACTTGAAGGTGAATATATTATTGAAAAACTTAACTCTTATCTATCGAGTAATTAA